The Moorella glycerini genomic interval GGCCGCCACCTGCGCGGCCCACACACTGACCACCCGGGCATAGACATTACAAGATCGTTTTATGCTTACCAGTTTGCCAAGACCTTTATAAACGTTGAAACAGATTACCCCTGGCCGGGTCCGTTGGGCTTGGAGCTAGAAATTGTACCTCAACCCCCGGCCCGTGGGCAATTAGAGGTAGCGGTGCTTTACGAAGGCCGACCCTTAAAAGGCATATCAGTGCAGGCCTTCCGTACCGGTGATCCCTCTCCCTATACGACCTGTACAGGCGCACAAGGTATGGCGCGTTTCCCATTTACAAAGGGTAGCTGGATGATCCTGACCAATTATGCCAATCCGCAAAAGGGTGTACCCGGCCAGTATAATGAACGCTACCTGACCGCCATTTTTACTCTAAAAACTTAGAGGTAACAAATCAAATGCTTTTATCGGATATAAAAACCAATACCGCTGGCGTAGCGGATAACTTTTTAGACATACAAAAGATATACACCCAGCATGTTATAAAAAAGATAACCTTCCTGGGTTGCCTGGCCTTTCTTTTGGTGGCAATGATATTAGTTTCCGTTTGTGTCGGGACGGCTTTTTTAACAATTGGCGAGGTAGGGCAGGTTATTGCCAACAAACTAATTCTGTCCTCACCTGCTTCATTTAATAGTTTAGCGGATACAGTAGTCATGCAGTTAAGGCTACCACGCATTTTACTGGCCATAGTTACCGGGATAAGCCTTGCTGGCGCGGGAGCGGTGATGCAAGGCATTTTACGTAATCCCCTGGTTGACCCCTATACTCTAGGGCTATCCGGCGGCGCTGCCTTTGGTGCAGCTCTGGCTATCGTCCTGGGGACGAGTATTTTAGGCCCGGCTTTTAGTGTTGCAGGAAAGTATGTAATCGCTGCTAATGCTTTTATTTTTGGCACGATCACCATGATTCTCGTATATGGTATCGCCCAGATAAAAGGGATAGCCCCCGAAACGCTAGTTCTGGGAGGGGTAGCCCTGGGTTATCTTTTTGCGGCTGGGGTTTCTGCTTTAAAATACCTGGCCGCGCCTGAGGTTTTAAAAGATCTGGTAGTCTGGCTAATGGGTGGTATGTGGGGGGCCAGTTGGGACCAGGTGAGGTTGCTATTTCCCCTGGTACTGCTATGTTTGGCTGTTTTATTGCGTTACTCCTGGGATATAAATACCCTTGTCGCCGGGGAAGAGATAGCCGTCAGCCTGGGAGTAAAGGTAAACCGTTTACGCTTGATCTGTCTGACGGCATCCACCCTGGCAGCATCGGCCACCGTGGCTTTTACCGGAATTATTGGTTTTATCGGCCTGGTAGCGCCGCATATCTGCCGTATGCTCATCGGCAACGACCACCGCTTTTTAATTCCCTCTTCCTGTTTACTGGGGGCAGTACTACTTCTAGTTGCTGATACTCTGGCTCGTACCATCATGGCCCCTATAGAAATCCCGGTAGGGATTATTACCTCATTAATTGGCGCTCCCTTTTTTATGTACCTGCTGGTAAAGAGAAAAAGGGGGTGGTGGACTTCCAGTTCGCGCTAAATTAGGTAAAAAGTAAAAAAAACAGAAAGGGGATTTTTTAATGAAGAGAAGTATCTGTATCTTAGTCATCTTAATCGCCACAGTAATGCTATTATCAATACTTGCCGGCTGTGGGCAAAAGAATAACCAGGTTGCGACACCAGAGAAGACGCCGGCGAAAAAGATAATTACAGTTAACGATTTAAAAGGACGCCAGGTTGAGGTAAAGGCCCCCCCGGAAAGGGTGATAGTCCTGCAAACTTCTAACGGTGTGCTTACAGAAATAATCAAAGCTTTAGGTGTAGAAAAAACCGTTGTTGGTGTTAATGATAAGACAAAAACCGAAACGAAATGGCCTTCATATGTATTATCGGTCCCTTCCGTAGGAGAAACCGGTACACCTGACCTGGAAAAAATCATTTCGCTTAAACCAGATCTAATAATTGCGTGGGATTTTAAGCCAGAAGTGTTAACCAAGTTTGAGCAAGCGGATATTCCTGTAGTTTTGGGTTATGGGATGGGAGCTAAGAAATTGCTGCCCTCAATAACTAGCCTCGGCCAGATCTTCAATCAGGAAAAACGGGCGAATGAACTCCTCGGGTATATTGAGAAGCAATACCAGGCGGTAAACGAGCGAATAAAAGGGTTGTCGCCGGGACAAAAGCCAAAGGTATACCTGGAAGGTCCGGGTGAATGGATGACCTATGGTCAAGATAGGGAAGAAACCAGGTTGATTGAAATGGCAGGTGGCACCAGTATAATCAAAGAAAACACGTCCGGCCACCCGGTAATCAATTCCGAATGGGTTTTAAAAGAAAATCCCGATGTTATTATCAAGTTTGTCTGGAAAAGCGACCAGATGGGCTTCGATGTCACCAATACGGCTAGCTTAAAGGCCATTTATGAAGAAATCTGCTCGCGTCCCGGGCTTAAAGATACCAAGGCAGTAAAAAATAACCGGGTATATATCATGGGAAACTTTATGACCACGCCGAGAAATGCAGCTGGGATTTGGTATCTAGCCAGGTGGCTACACCCCGACCTTTTTAAAGATATCAACCCGGAAGCAATCCACCGGGAGATACTTAAAAAGTTCTGTAACGAAGAGTTGCGTGGTACCTGGGTTTACCCTGAAAAATAAAGATACCGGCGGCGACAGGTTCCCAT includes:
- a CDS encoding DUF4198 domain-containing protein codes for the protein MAPHNIWIECPHRARAGEELTARIGFGHNFIVQGKADPLRTGAWLFTPGGKKVPLAVDAGEKELTVAFVPGEGGVYTLLCEYDGKIWSIGRDGRHLRGPHTDHPGIDITRSFYAYQFAKTFINVETDYPWPGPLGLELEIVPQPPARGQLEVAVLYEGRPLKGISVQAFRTGDPSPYTTCTGAQGMARFPFTKGSWMILTNYANPQKGVPGQYNERYLTAIFTLKT
- a CDS encoding FecCD family ABC transporter permease, producing the protein MILVSVCVGTAFLTIGEVGQVIANKLILSSPASFNSLADTVVMQLRLPRILLAIVTGISLAGAGAVMQGILRNPLVDPYTLGLSGGAAFGAALAIVLGTSILGPAFSVAGKYVIAANAFIFGTITMILVYGIAQIKGIAPETLVLGGVALGYLFAAGVSALKYLAAPEVLKDLVVWLMGGMWGASWDQVRLLFPLVLLCLAVLLRYSWDINTLVAGEEIAVSLGVKVNRLRLICLTASTLAASATVAFTGIIGFIGLVAPHICRMLIGNDHRFLIPSSCLLGAVLLLVADTLARTIMAPIEIPVGIITSLIGAPFFMYLLVKRKRGWWTSSSR
- a CDS encoding ABC transporter substrate-binding protein; the protein is MIVLQTSNGVLTEIIKALGVEKTVVGVNDKTKTETKWPSYVLSVPSVGETGTPDLEKIISLKPDLIIAWDFKPEVLTKFEQADIPVVLGYGMGAKKLLPSITSLGQIFNQEKRANELLGYIEKQYQAVNERIKGLSPGQKPKVYLEGPGEWMTYGQDREETRLIEMAGGTSIIKENTSGHPVINSEWVLKENPDVIIKFVWKSDQMGFDVTNTASLKAIYEEICSRPGLKDTKAVKNNRVYIMGNFMTTPRNAAGIWYLARWLHPDLFKDINPEAIHREILKKFCNEELRGTWVYPEK